A section of the Chryseobacterium scophthalmum genome encodes:
- a CDS encoding SusC/RagA family TonB-linked outer membrane protein produces the protein MSLIIKQKNFKPLIAPLFLLASGFMFGQKAVTDSAKTDTKDIEEVVVIGYGKVKKSDLTGSVSSVSAKDLAATPAMNALQALQGRAAGLNIVTAGGAPGATANVTIRGGASITQATEPLYIVDGFQLDNALNIINPNDIESIDVLKGASAIAIYGSRGSNGIIVIKTKSGKKGRITIQYNSFMAFDMLSKKLDMVSNPEQYVKYQYEMAQLQGKTTQWSNVFDNSLGIDSPGFYTGAFSRISNRYGSENGLDWQEKMLGGTGLTQNHNVSVSAGTDKTQAFISYNYNKQDGLLQNFSETRNSLRANINSELYKGIRLDFSSMFTSNSTNGGGAYSGMKKILLQPITGGTLFTQDQLFNTQTFADYSSLDSSFDTENPYIETAASTQNRRARTFLANIGLEFDLFKDFTFRTAGSYNWTNSKSTSFSDRNSRAFLTDPVNTGINGSIANSEAYRYQITNTLTYNKTLGEKHKLTALFGNEILYQENEGNSMRLVKFPTILNYGLDDITNATVADKDASRSSYSLLSYFGRLNYNYDNRYLLTATLRDDGSSKFKDNLWGMFPSAAVAWRVSEEGFWKNSKIDNYINDLKLRGEYGVVGNNGIPNNVFRTNVVGTDYPTNNTVGNLALVTSSVLGNRGVEWESMRSTNIGVDLALFNSRIKLTSEWYNNNISGMLLETVLPASTGYKSQFVNVGSMVNRGMEFTLNSINLKSENFRWSTDANVGFNKSKVLSLDDGRTFRNFSVGSNRAGMVTYYATVGEELGDMYGYVYQGIYTTDDFTQAGNGTLTLKPGVVKPASGTPKPGDIKFAADNEAGDQFTRKLVKIGNGTPDFIGGISNNFSYKGFDLAVFLKFSVGGDVYNATKHSMSPYAMFQNVPSEFGDNYYHVIDPNTGQAATSLVRLKELNPNEDSSLWSLGTTNSSYITYPSSYYVEDGSYLRVSMVTLGYSFSKEFLSHIKLTNARIYATVNNLATITGYSGFDPEVSAASGVAVTPGYDNSSFPRSRSYVLGINLTF, from the coding sequence ATGTCTTTAATAATTAAACAGAAGAATTTTAAGCCACTTATCGCACCGCTGTTTTTGCTTGCGTCTGGCTTTATGTTCGGACAAAAGGCAGTAACTGATTCTGCCAAAACAGATACTAAAGATATCGAAGAGGTGGTAGTGATCGGATACGGAAAAGTTAAAAAATCTGACCTTACCGGATCTGTATCTTCAGTGTCTGCGAAAGATTTAGCTGCTACACCGGCAATGAATGCTTTACAAGCATTACAAGGAAGAGCTGCGGGATTAAATATTGTAACGGCAGGTGGTGCTCCTGGAGCTACTGCCAATGTTACCATTCGTGGTGGTGCTTCAATCACTCAAGCTACAGAGCCGTTATATATTGTAGATGGTTTTCAATTGGATAATGCGTTAAATATTATCAATCCCAATGACATTGAAAGTATTGATGTATTAAAAGGTGCTTCTGCTATAGCAATCTATGGTTCTCGTGGTTCTAATGGTATTATTGTTATTAAAACAAAAAGCGGAAAAAAAGGAAGAATTACGATTCAGTATAATTCTTTTATGGCATTTGATATGCTTTCGAAGAAATTGGATATGGTTTCCAATCCTGAGCAATATGTGAAATATCAGTACGAAATGGCACAACTTCAGGGAAAAACTACCCAATGGAGTAATGTTTTTGATAATAGCTTAGGAATAGATTCACCAGGATTTTATACAGGAGCATTTAGCAGAATCAGTAACCGATACGGATCGGAAAACGGACTAGACTGGCAAGAAAAAATGCTTGGTGGAACTGGTTTGACTCAGAATCATAACGTAAGTGTTTCTGCAGGTACAGATAAAACACAGGCATTCATCAGTTACAATTACAATAAGCAGGACGGTTTATTACAAAATTTCAGCGAAACAAGAAATTCATTACGTGCCAACATCAATTCAGAATTGTACAAAGGGATACGTTTAGATTTCAGTTCAATGTTTACTTCCAATTCTACAAATGGAGGTGGAGCATATTCAGGAATGAAAAAAATACTTCTGCAGCCTATTACGGGAGGAACATTATTCACACAGGATCAGTTATTTAATACACAGACCTTTGCGGATTATTCAAGTTTAGATTCTTCTTTTGATACAGAAAACCCGTATATAGAAACGGCGGCATCCACTCAAAATAGAAGAGCGCGAACATTTTTAGCGAATATAGGTCTTGAATTTGATTTATTTAAAGACTTTACATTCAGAACTGCAGGATCTTATAACTGGACGAACAGTAAATCTACGTCATTTTCAGATAGAAATTCTCGTGCATTTCTTACAGATCCTGTAAATACAGGAATCAACGGAAGTATTGCAAATTCTGAAGCCTATAGATATCAGATCACCAATACACTGACGTACAATAAAACTTTAGGTGAAAAACATAAATTGACAGCTTTATTTGGTAATGAAATCTTGTATCAGGAAAATGAAGGCAATAGTATGAGACTGGTGAAATTTCCTACTATTCTGAATTATGGGTTAGATGATATTACAAATGCTACCGTTGCCGATAAAGATGCAAGCAGATCTTCTTATAGCTTACTTTCATATTTTGGTCGTCTAAACTATAATTATGATAATCGTTATTTATTAACAGCTACTTTACGTGATGATGGTTCTTCCAAATTTAAAGATAATCTTTGGGGAATGTTTCCATCAGCAGCTGTAGCTTGGCGTGTTTCTGAAGAAGGTTTTTGGAAAAATTCTAAAATTGATAATTATATCAATGATCTGAAGTTAAGAGGAGAATATGGGGTAGTTGGTAATAATGGTATACCAAATAATGTATTTAGAACCAATGTAGTAGGAACAGATTATCCCACAAATAATACAGTAGGTAACTTGGCTTTAGTAACAAGTTCTGTTTTGGGGAATCGTGGTGTAGAATGGGAGTCAATGAGATCTACAAATATCGGGGTTGATCTTGCTTTGTTTAATAGCAGAATTAAATTAACTTCTGAATGGTACAATAACAACATAAGTGGAATGTTATTGGAAACTGTACTTCCTGCATCTACAGGATATAAAAGTCAGTTTGTAAATGTAGGTTCTATGGTAAATAGAGGTATGGAATTTACTTTAAATTCAATCAACTTAAAATCTGAAAACTTCAGATGGTCTACCGATGCTAATGTAGGTTTTAATAAGTCTAAAGTATTATCACTTGATGACGGGAGAACCTTCAGAAACTTTAGTGTAGGAAGTAACAGAGCAGGTATGGTAACCTATTATGCTACGGTTGGAGAAGAATTAGGAGATATGTACGGATATGTTTATCAGGGTATTTATACAACTGATGACTTTACTCAGGCTGGAAACGGAACATTAACTCTAAAACCGGGAGTTGTAAAACCAGCTTCAGGAACTCCGAAACCAGGTGATATTAAATTTGCTGCAGATAATGAAGCAGGAGATCAGTTTACAAGAAAATTGGTGAAAATAGGTAATGGTACTCCAGATTTTATTGGAGGTATTAGCAATAACTTTTCTTACAAAGGTTTTGATCTTGCGGTATTTTTGAAATTCAGTGTAGGTGGTGATGTTTATAATGCAACCAAGCACAGCATGAGTCCGTATGCAATGTTCCAGAATGTACCTTCAGAATTCGGAGATAACTATTATCATGTGATCGATCCAAATACAGGACAGGCTGCAACAAGCTTAGTGAGATTAAAAGAGCTTAATCCTAATGAAGATTCAAGTCTTTGGAGCTTAGGAACTACGAATTCAAGCTACATTACTTATCCTTCATCGTATTATGTAGAAGATGGTTCTTATTTAAGAGTTTCTATGGTAACATTGGGGTATTCTTTTTCTAAAGAATTTTTAAGTCATATTAAGTTGACCAATGCGCGTATCTATGCAACAGTGAATAACTTAGCGACGATTACAGGTTATTCAGGATTCGACCCGGAAGTTTCTGCGGCAAGCGGTGTTGCTGTTACACCTGGTTATGACAATTCTTCATTCCCAAGATCAAGAAGCTATGTTTTGGGTATCAATCTTACTTTTTAA
- a CDS encoding DUF4350 domain-containing protein, producing MTENIIRSLVVGTLLTVGFANAQQKPKVVLDNFFNNEKRENKETKALESWHYTWNDTTNGGFSLLGEIFQKQGAEISTLTTAPSKNDLKNANVYIIVDADIDKEAYGGKANLVDAKSIKNLVKWVEKGGVLVLLSNDKGNSEFENFNKLANKFGIHFNEDSYNRVQKREFEQGKVMVPKGNEIFSEQKLYMKEVATVSVKSPAKELLSAEGKNIAAIAKIGKGTVFALGDPWCYNEYIDGKKLPADFTNYQGIEEWVKWLLKQASTK from the coding sequence ATGACTGAAAATATTATAAGATCATTAGTTGTAGGAACCTTGCTGACCGTCGGTTTTGCCAATGCTCAACAGAAACCGAAAGTTGTTTTAGATAACTTTTTCAACAATGAGAAAAGAGAGAATAAAGAAACAAAAGCCTTAGAGTCTTGGCATTACACGTGGAATGATACCACCAACGGAGGGTTTTCTCTGTTAGGAGAAATCTTCCAAAAGCAAGGTGCAGAGATCAGTACGCTGACTACGGCTCCATCAAAAAATGACTTAAAAAATGCCAATGTCTACATCATCGTTGATGCGGATATCGACAAAGAAGCATACGGCGGAAAAGCGAATTTAGTCGATGCCAAATCCATTAAAAACCTCGTGAAATGGGTTGAAAAAGGAGGTGTTCTGGTTTTATTGAGCAATGATAAAGGAAATTCCGAGTTTGAAAATTTCAATAAACTGGCAAATAAATTCGGAATTCATTTCAATGAAGACAGTTACAACCGAGTTCAGAAAAGAGAATTTGAGCAAGGAAAAGTGATGGTTCCGAAAGGAAACGAAATTTTCTCCGAACAGAAATTATATATGAAGGAAGTGGCGACAGTTTCCGTGAAAAGTCCGGCGAAAGAATTGCTCTCTGCAGAAGGCAAAAATATCGCAGCCATCGCAAAGATTGGCAAAGGAACCGTTTTCGCATTGGGCGACCCGTGGTGCTACAACGAATATATCGACGGCAAAAAACTACCCGCAGATTTCACGAATTATCAGGGAATTGAAGAATGGGTAAAGTGGTTACTAAAACAGGCTTCTACGAAATAA
- a CDS encoding RagB/SusD family nutrient uptake outer membrane protein, with the protein MKNIFTNRSLLKNLIIIPTILIAGLSINSCSEDFLNQPAYNSSDTESVFTNIETADAFVQGLYRGLVPTEMFYQLGAGDTVTHSAEDGSTNNSKYNICNFQYDSKTPNTVTGIYSAMYAVIERTNIAIDRLPDMPASQKRDALLAEAKAIRAFCYYNLIRVYGDVPAIWIPLEEADPNDPSTLYPKRASRDVIYDKVIADIQESINNMPASNGTPERLNKQSTNALLAKIALYAAGYSLRWELNTSSPGIMSRRPDNARVQQLYQIADAAALSVINAGTNSLVQAQGGKSGFEALWFNFDRRNFSAVNQEMLWHIASYGPNTNSAFGVYAHPGSRGGTYGSRKALQFILPSYYLSFNAADKRRDVATTSYSIYFLNSGNASDTWVDVGTTYSCIMPGKFRISWCVEPQAADARNLNIPIIRYADVLLMYAETQNYLNSGPTAAGIAALQQVRNRAGIGSLPIPSGQQAFESALVQERKWEFSDEFMLRTDLIRMNRIASEIDATRTAMKNLSNRTGQFASTPVYRLYKFHKNAQVYGDPFLAVTYIDLTDPAQIAQVQAVPTNSSGYAAYQTTLKAIALANGQTSTTDDKWYPANMFQAYTSTFNGNARKAVGFTAGFNALQIGNIIYTKPTGSAENGGTYPNWIEGGGDGLFYGFVPNKTELLPFAAASAGHPLIDNPNLTQLPGY; encoded by the coding sequence ATGAAAAATATATTTACTAATCGCAGCCTTTTAAAAAATCTAATAATAATTCCAACTATTTTGATTGCTGGTTTAAGCATCAATTCGTGTAGTGAAGATTTTTTAAATCAACCTGCGTATAATTCATCAGATACAGAATCTGTATTTACCAATATAGAAACTGCAGATGCCTTTGTTCAAGGGTTATATAGAGGTCTTGTTCCTACCGAAATGTTTTATCAATTGGGAGCAGGTGATACTGTTACCCATTCTGCGGAAGACGGATCAACCAATAATTCTAAATACAATATCTGTAATTTTCAGTACGATTCAAAAACACCGAATACCGTTACAGGAATCTATTCTGCAATGTATGCGGTGATCGAAAGAACGAATATCGCCATCGACAGATTACCAGATATGCCTGCAAGCCAAAAGCGTGATGCTTTATTGGCAGAAGCAAAGGCTATTCGTGCATTTTGCTACTACAACTTAATCAGAGTTTATGGTGATGTTCCTGCAATTTGGATTCCTTTAGAAGAAGCAGATCCTAATGATCCGAGTACGCTTTATCCTAAACGTGCTTCTCGTGATGTCATTTATGATAAAGTTATTGCAGATATACAAGAATCTATAAATAATATGCCGGCTTCTAATGGAACGCCGGAAAGATTAAATAAACAATCAACCAATGCGCTTTTAGCAAAAATTGCTTTATATGCAGCAGGATATTCTCTTCGTTGGGAGCTGAATACAAGTTCTCCGGGAATCATGTCTCGTCGTCCAGATAATGCGAGAGTTCAGCAATTGTATCAGATTGCAGATGCAGCAGCACTTTCTGTAATCAATGCAGGTACCAATAGTCTGGTACAGGCTCAAGGAGGAAAAAGCGGTTTCGAAGCTTTGTGGTTTAATTTTGACAGAAGAAATTTTTCAGCCGTAAATCAGGAAATGCTTTGGCATATTGCATCCTACGGACCAAATACCAATTCAGCATTTGGGGTGTATGCACATCCTGGTTCTAGAGGAGGTACTTATGGTTCTCGTAAAGCATTACAGTTTATACTTCCAAGTTATTATCTTTCTTTTAATGCTGCAGATAAACGTAGAGATGTTGCAACTACATCTTACAGTATTTATTTCTTAAATTCTGGTAACGCAAGTGATACTTGGGTAGACGTAGGAACAACCTATTCTTGTATTATGCCGGGAAAATTTAGAATTTCTTGGTGTGTGGAGCCACAAGCTGCAGACGCTCGTAATTTGAATATTCCTATTATCAGATATGCAGATGTTTTATTGATGTATGCAGAAACGCAAAATTATTTAAATTCAGGACCTACAGCTGCAGGAATCGCGGCACTACAACAGGTAAGAAACCGTGCAGGAATTGGTTCATTACCAATACCAAGTGGTCAGCAAGCATTTGAATCAGCGCTTGTTCAGGAACGTAAATGGGAATTTTCAGACGAATTTATGCTTCGTACGGATTTGATCAGAATGAATCGTATCGCTAGTGAAATAGATGCAACAAGAACAGCAATGAAAAACTTGTCAAATCGTACAGGTCAGTTTGCTTCTACACCAGTTTACCGCCTTTATAAATTTCATAAAAATGCTCAGGTTTACGGAGATCCTTTCTTGGCAGTGACTTATATTGACTTAACTGATCCTGCACAGATTGCGCAAGTTCAGGCAGTTCCTACCAATTCATCAGGTTATGCGGCTTATCAAACGACTTTGAAAGCTATAGCATTAGCGAACGGACAAACTTCAACAACTGATGACAAATGGTATCCTGCAAATATGTTCCAGGCTTATACAAGTACATTTAATGGAAACGCTAGAAAAGCTGTAGGATTTACAGCAGGATTTAATGCACTTCAGATAGGAAATATTATCTACACAAAACCAACAGGTTCAGCTGAAAATGGAGGAACTTATCCAAATTGGATAGAAGGTGGTGGAGATGGTCTTTTCTACGGATTTGTACCTAATAAAACAGAATTACTTCCGTTTGCGGCAGCTTCTGCAGGTCATCCGCTGATTGATAATCCAAACCTTACTCAGCTTCCTGGATATTAA
- a CDS encoding rhamnogalacturonan lyase — MKIKYIFITSALFLSQTIFAQRQMEYLKRGIVAMPSESGVFVSWRLLGTEAQNTHFDLYRTENNSTIKLNSKPLLNEANFLDKTADKAKNYTYFVKSNTKNQEVDQDFAKYSANQKPYFSIPLKTPEGYTPNDASVADLDGDGEYEIILHQTGRSKDNSQKGMTDEPIIQAYKMNGTFLWEINLGKNIREGAHYTQFLVYDLDQDGKAEIVMKTADGSKDGKGKFIGDPTKNYVNENGMILSGPEYLTVFNGETGEEIHTVNYEVPRFAGSLNPTNEEMTETWGDAKGNRIDRFLGAVAYLDGKTPSVIMSRGYYTRTAIAAWDFKDKKLSLRWLFDTESSEENKKYRGQGNHNLSIADVDNDGKDEIIFGAMTVDDNGKVLNSTGHGHGDALHVGDLDPSNPGLEIFDIQERFDDAGAHFRDGKTGKVLWKLPSTVYSKAGKFQGPGRGLSLNIDPRHEGSESWAAGAGLKGVYNTKGKKISEKNPPANMGIYWDGDFLSEILDGTVVSKWDWKKEKSNLIFDAKNFQCESNNGTKKNPSLVADLFGDWREEVMYRTADNKELRIFSTTIPTKHRLYTLMHNPQYRLSVVWQNVGYNQPPHTDYYLDESLKEIPKSNIYTIIPKQ; from the coding sequence ATGAAAATCAAATATATCTTCATTACATCCGCCCTTTTTCTTTCGCAAACAATTTTTGCTCAAAGACAAATGGAATATCTGAAAAGAGGAATTGTTGCGATGCCTTCAGAATCTGGCGTTTTTGTAAGTTGGCGTTTGTTGGGAACAGAAGCTCAGAATACGCACTTTGATTTGTACCGAACGGAAAATAATTCAACCATAAAATTGAATTCAAAACCGTTGCTTAACGAAGCCAATTTTTTAGATAAAACTGCAGACAAAGCAAAGAATTACACTTATTTTGTTAAATCTAATACCAAAAATCAGGAGGTTGATCAGGATTTTGCGAAATATTCAGCAAATCAAAAGCCTTATTTTTCAATTCCATTAAAAACTCCGGAAGGGTACACTCCAAATGACGCATCGGTTGCTGATTTGGATGGTGATGGAGAATATGAAATCATTCTTCACCAAACCGGAAGATCAAAAGATAACAGCCAGAAAGGGATGACTGATGAGCCAATTATTCAGGCTTATAAAATGAATGGAACATTTTTGTGGGAAATTAATTTAGGCAAAAATATCAGAGAAGGAGCGCATTACACGCAGTTTTTAGTTTATGATTTAGACCAGGACGGAAAAGCGGAAATCGTAATGAAAACTGCTGATGGAAGCAAAGACGGAAAAGGAAAATTCATCGGTGACCCGACTAAAAATTACGTCAATGAAAACGGAATGATTCTTTCCGGACCGGAATATTTGACGGTTTTTAATGGAGAAACTGGTGAGGAAATTCATACTGTCAATTATGAAGTTCCAAGATTTGCAGGAAGTTTAAATCCAACCAATGAAGAAATGACTGAAACTTGGGGCGATGCAAAAGGAAATCGTATCGACCGGTTTTTGGGAGCAGTCGCTTATTTGGACGGAAAAACGCCGAGTGTAATTATGTCAAGAGGATATTACACACGAACTGCAATTGCAGCCTGGGATTTTAAAGATAAAAAATTGAGCCTTCGCTGGCTTTTTGATACCGAAAGTTCGGAAGAAAACAAAAAATATCGTGGACAGGGAAATCACAATTTGAGCATTGCAGATGTAGATAATGACGGAAAAGACGAAATTATTTTTGGTGCAATGACGGTGGATGACAATGGAAAAGTTTTGAACAGCACAGGTCACGGTCACGGTGACGCTTTACACGTTGGAGATTTAGATCCATCAAATCCCGGACTGGAAATTTTTGATATTCAGGAAAGATTTGATGATGCGGGAGCCCATTTCAGAGACGGAAAAACAGGAAAAGTTTTATGGAAATTACCTTCTACAGTTTATAGTAAAGCAGGTAAATTTCAGGGACCGGGAAGAGGTTTGTCTTTAAATATTGATCCTCGTCACGAAGGTTCGGAATCTTGGGCAGCCGGTGCCGGTTTGAAAGGCGTTTACAATACAAAAGGGAAAAAAATCAGCGAAAAAAATCCTCCTGCCAATATGGGGATTTATTGGGACGGAGATTTTTTAAGCGAAATTTTAGACGGAACAGTTGTTTCAAAATGGGACTGGAAAAAAGAAAAATCAAATCTGATTTTTGATGCTAAAAATTTCCAATGTGAATCCAATAACGGAACTAAAAAGAACCCTTCTTTAGTTGCCGATCTTTTTGGAGACTGGCGTGAAGAAGTAATGTACAGAACAGCTGATAATAAGGAATTGAGAATTTTTTCTACAACAATTCCTACCAAGCACAGATTGTATACTTTGATGCACAATCCACAATATCGTTTGAGTGTCGTTTGGCAAAATGTAGGCTACAATCAGCCACCGCATACTGATTATTATCTGGATGAATCGTTGAAAGAAATTCCAAAATCAAATATTTATACAATAATTCCTAAACAATAA
- a CDS encoding glycoside hydrolase family 88 protein yields the protein MKKLLTASFFALILGGMTSCSVQKQTTASKVELPNKKEVLEVSRRANQYFMNKWPDTGKDIVGKKVWPSNLWTRAVYYEGLIALYKVDSKKEYYDYAMSWANNHKWDLMRGTYTRNADHQACGQTYIDLYEIDGKKHPERIKNVKASMDSMIATPKVDDWWWIDALQMSMPIFTKLGRITGEQKYFDKNYEMYAYTKYKHGGNGLYNQADKIWWRDKSFVPPYKEPNGEDCYWSRGNGWVVAALAKTLEDTPKSDPHYNEYLQDYKDLLAALLPIQREDGFWNVSLHDPTNFGGKEMTGTALFVYGMAYGINNGLIDRDTYLPVLVKAWNAIVKDSVQPNGFLGWVQGTGKEPKDGQPLSVSKEPDFEDYGLGCLLLAGSEVYKLK from the coding sequence ATGAAAAAACTATTAACAGCAAGCTTTTTTGCATTGATTTTGGGAGGAATGACTTCCTGTTCGGTTCAGAAACAGACTACCGCAAGCAAAGTAGAGCTTCCGAATAAAAAAGAAGTTTTGGAAGTTTCAAGAAGAGCCAATCAATATTTCATGAACAAATGGCCCGATACAGGAAAAGACATCGTTGGTAAAAAAGTGTGGCCAAGTAATCTTTGGACAAGAGCTGTTTATTATGAAGGACTCATTGCTTTGTATAAAGTTGATTCTAAAAAAGAATATTATGATTACGCAATGTCGTGGGCAAATAATCATAAATGGGATTTGATGCGTGGAACTTATACCCGAAATGCCGATCATCAGGCTTGCGGACAAACCTATATTGATTTGTATGAAATCGATGGCAAAAAACATCCTGAAAGAATTAAAAATGTAAAAGCTTCGATGGACAGCATGATTGCTACGCCAAAAGTTGATGACTGGTGGTGGATTGATGCGCTTCAAATGTCAATGCCGATTTTCACGAAATTAGGGAGAATCACAGGAGAGCAAAAATATTTCGATAAAAACTACGAAATGTATGCTTACACAAAATATAAACACGGTGGAAATGGTTTGTACAATCAGGCTGATAAAATTTGGTGGAGAGACAAGAGTTTTGTTCCGCCTTACAAAGAACCGAATGGGGAAGATTGTTATTGGAGCAGAGGAAACGGTTGGGTAGTGGCTGCTTTGGCTAAAACTCTTGAAGATACACCCAAATCAGACCCGCATTATAACGAATATCTTCAGGATTATAAAGATTTGTTGGCTGCTTTGCTCCCAATTCAGCGTGAAGATGGTTTTTGGAATGTAAGTTTGCACGATCCAACTAATTTTGGAGGAAAAGAAATGACTGGAACCGCTTTATTCGTTTACGGAATGGCGTATGGAATTAATAATGGATTAATCGACAGAGATACTTATCTACCTGTTTTAGTAAAAGCTTGGAATGCAATTGTGAAAGATTCAGTTCAGCCTAATGGATTTTTAGGTTGGGTACAGGGAACTGGAAAAGAACCAAAAGACGGACAACCGCTTTCTGTAAGTAAAGAACCGGATTTTGAAGACTACGGTTTAGGGTGTTTATTGCTTGCCGGAAGCGAAGTTTATAAATTGAAATAA
- a CDS encoding rhamnogalacturonan acetylesterase — MKIKIIIPFILLVVFVGVSFQKLENKPVLYIIGDSTVQNGSGKGSDSLWGWGSFMNLFLDTNKIEIQNHAKGGRSSRTFLTDGRWDSIMKTIKKGDYVLMQFGHNDGGELADTLRARGTIKGIGEESKDIYNPIRKVNETVYTYGYYMRKYTIETKAKGAIPIIVSPVPRNKFDKNGKIEKDQYGIWAQEVAKQTGAYFLDLNTMVIAKYEEMGSEKVKAFFPKDHTHTNESGATLNAELVTKGIKDLKGCQLKKYIK, encoded by the coding sequence ATGAAAATTAAAATCATTATTCCGTTTATCTTATTGGTTGTATTTGTTGGGGTTTCATTTCAAAAGCTTGAGAACAAACCTGTTCTTTATATTATTGGAGATTCTACGGTACAAAACGGTTCTGGAAAAGGCTCTGATTCGCTTTGGGGATGGGGAAGTTTTATGAATCTTTTTTTGGATACGAACAAAATTGAAATTCAAAATCACGCAAAAGGTGGGAGAAGCAGCAGAACATTTTTAACTGACGGTCGTTGGGATTCTATTATGAAAACGATAAAAAAAGGCGATTATGTTTTAATGCAATTTGGTCATAACGATGGCGGTGAATTGGCTGATACATTACGAGCTAGAGGAACTATCAAAGGGATTGGGGAAGAGTCTAAAGATATTTACAATCCGATTCGTAAAGTAAATGAAACAGTTTACACTTACGGTTATTATATGAGGAAATATACGATTGAAACGAAAGCTAAAGGAGCGATTCCTATCATCGTTTCTCCTGTTCCGAGAAATAAATTTGATAAAAACGGAAAGATAGAAAAAGATCAATACGGAATTTGGGCTCAAGAAGTTGCAAAACAGACCGGAGCTTATTTTTTAGATTTAAATACAATGGTCATTGCAAAATATGAAGAAATGGGCTCTGAAAAAGTAAAAGCTTTCTTTCCAAAAGATCATACTCATACCAATGAATCAGGAGCAACTCTCAATGCAGAATTGGTGACAAAAGGAATTAAAGATTTAAAAGGTTGTCAACTTAAAAAGTATATAAAATAA
- the rhaT gene encoding L-rhamnose/proton symporter RhaT: MNALLGVIFHFLGGFSSGSFYLPYKKVKGWQWETFWLIGGVFSWIIVPPLAAFLTIPNFWEIIQNESSSILGLTFLFGALWGIGGFMYGLGVRYLGVALGSSIMLGLTMVIGSLLPSIYYEFNPQDGKDNIGLMLSSDWGRMVLLGLLICVVGIVISGKAGVMKDKELQSDSIDPHGMEVKTEYKFGLGLIVAIISGVLSACFNFGLEAGKPMANVANEAWKIANPSQGEFLFQNNVTYVVVLWGGMASNLIGCLYLSFKNKSYTDYTKKNVPVVKNIIFCALAGTMWFLQFFFYGMGESKMGNGPSSWILHMAFIILIANLWGVIIKEWKGVSKKTISTIVFGMIVMFISILIVGYGNSLR, from the coding sequence ATGAATGCATTATTAGGAGTTATTTTCCATTTTTTAGGAGGTTTTTCTTCAGGTAGTTTTTATCTGCCTTACAAGAAAGTGAAGGGATGGCAATGGGAAACTTTTTGGTTGATTGGCGGTGTATTTTCCTGGATTATTGTTCCGCCATTGGCTGCATTTCTTACGATTCCGAATTTCTGGGAAATTATTCAGAATGAAAGTTCATCAATTTTAGGACTGACGTTTTTATTCGGTGCTTTGTGGGGAATTGGTGGTTTCATGTATGGTTTGGGAGTTCGTTATTTAGGAGTCGCTTTGGGAAGCAGTATCATGTTGGGACTTACCATGGTTATTGGATCTCTTTTACCTTCTATTTATTATGAATTTAATCCACAAGACGGAAAAGATAATATTGGTTTAATGCTTTCAAGCGATTGGGGAAGAATGGTTCTTTTAGGACTTTTGATTTGTGTAGTCGGAATTGTCATTAGTGGAAAAGCTGGTGTGATGAAAGACAAAGAGCTTCAATCTGATTCTATTGATCCGCATGGGATGGAAGTAAAAACAGAATATAAATTTGGACTAGGATTAATCGTTGCTATTATTTCCGGTGTTTTAAGCGCATGTTTCAATTTCGGTTTGGAAGCAGGAAAGCCAATGGCAAACGTAGCTAATGAAGCCTGGAAAATAGCAAATCCTTCGCAAGGAGAATTTCTTTTTCAGAATAATGTAACCTATGTTGTGGTTCTTTGGGGCGGAATGGCTTCTAATCTTATTGGTTGTCTTTATCTGTCATTTAAAAATAAATCTTATACAGATTATACAAAAAAGAATGTTCCTGTTGTAAAAAATATCATTTTCTGTGCATTGGCGGGAACGATGTGGTTTTTACAGTTTTTCTTCTACGGAATGGGAGAAAGTAAAATGGGGAATGGCCCAAGTTCATGGATCTTGCACATGGCATTTATTATTTTGATAGCCAATTTGTGGGGTGTCATCATCAAAGAATGGAAAGGAGTTTCCAAAAAAACGATTTCTACGATTGTTTTCGGAATGATCGTCATGTTTATTTCCATTTTAATTGTAGGATACGGAAATTCTTTGCGATAA